AGATGTGAAAATATGACGCTTATTATGAAAGATTCCAAATGGGCATAAAAATCCCCAAGGCAAGAAGAAGGACAAATATACCAAGCAGACAGGTAAAGAGGGGTTCAATGAGGGCAATCATAAAATCTAGGGTATCCTTGTTTTGGTTTTTATAATAAATGGCACAGGTATGAAGGACTTGAGAAAAGTTCTCTCCCTTTTGGGCTGCAACAATCAGGCTTAAGGTGAGAGAGTCAAATAATTTACATATTTTTGCTCCTTCATAGAAGGATTTTCCATTGAGAAGAGAGTTGTGAATCTGAGAAAGTTTATGGCGAATGCTTTGAGATGAGATGCTTTGTTGAGCGAGCAAAACGCTTGAGAGGAGATCTATTCCTGCTTGTATTAGAAGAGAGAGGGTGAAGCAATACTGATATAAATATGTTCGCAAGGTTATTTTTCCAAATAAAGGAAGAGAGAGCAATAAAGAAAGGAGGGATTGATAAAGAAAACCTTTGGATTTGATTTGAAAGAAGATAAAAATCAAAGAAAGAAAAAGAAAAAATAAAATAAAAGCGCCATATTGAGAGAGCTTCTCGTGAAGAGAAATAAGAAT
This DNA window, taken from Helicobacter kayseriensis, encodes the following:
- a CDS encoding type II secretion system F family protein gives rise to the protein FVFVCTIICFVFLLQTITPLFTQLFLENQLELPIYTQILISLHEKLSQYGAFILFFLFLSLIFIFFQIKSKGFLYQSLLSLLLSLPLFGKITLRTYLYQYCFTLSLLIQAGIDLLSSVLLAQQSISSQSIRHKLSQIHNSLLNGKSFYEGAKICKLFDSLTLSLIVAAQKGENFSQVLHTCAIYYKNQNKDTLDFMIALIEPLFTCLLGIFVLLLALGIFMPIWNLS